Proteins from a genomic interval of Microbacterium esteraromaticum:
- a CDS encoding shikimate dehydrogenase family protein — protein sequence MNPSEPKVDAPARTELAVWGDPIGHSRSPALHSTAYGLLGLDWHYGRRRVDEQSFGDALSGLDDSWRGLSLTMPLKEVAHARADEHDRHAALTGAVNTLLLGPTLRGFNTDVGGIVDAFAHAGVTRIDRARILGAGSTAASALVALHDLGATRVDVRARRPEAAGRLREIASALGIALSVQGFEYAASDVDATVATLPSGTVLDTDVVTPLAAVGGALFEAAYAPWPSALAAQWPGTNVISGFEMLLYQAVRQIRIFRYGSQEHLLPDEDVIVAAMRSRAMED from the coding sequence ATGAACCCTTCCGAGCCGAAGGTGGACGCCCCTGCACGCACCGAACTCGCCGTCTGGGGTGACCCGATCGGCCACAGCCGTTCGCCGGCGTTGCATTCGACGGCATACGGCTTGCTGGGGCTGGACTGGCACTACGGCCGTCGCCGAGTGGATGAGCAGTCCTTTGGCGATGCGCTGAGCGGGCTCGACGACTCCTGGCGCGGGCTCTCGCTGACCATGCCCCTCAAGGAGGTCGCGCACGCGCGTGCTGATGAGCATGACCGCCATGCGGCGCTGACCGGCGCTGTCAACACACTGCTGCTCGGCCCGACGCTGCGCGGCTTCAACACCGACGTCGGCGGCATCGTCGATGCCTTCGCGCACGCCGGTGTGACACGTATCGATCGCGCACGAATCCTCGGCGCAGGGTCGACGGCGGCATCCGCGCTCGTCGCCCTCCACGATCTCGGTGCGACACGCGTCGATGTGCGCGCCCGCCGCCCCGAAGCGGCCGGACGGCTTCGTGAGATCGCGAGCGCGCTGGGCATCGCGCTCAGCGTCCAGGGCTTCGAGTATGCGGCATCCGACGTGGATGCGACCGTGGCCACCCTGCCCAGCGGAACCGTGCTCGATACGGACGTCGTCACTCCGCTCGCAGCCGTTGGCGGCGCCCTGTTCGAGGCCGCATACGCGCCGTGGCCGTCGGCTCTGGCAGCCCAGTGGCCCGGCACGAACGTCATCTCGGGCTTCGAGATGCTGCTTTACCAGGCGGTGCGGCAGATCCGGATCTTCCGTTACGGGTCGCAGGAGCACCTTCTGCCGGACGAGGACGTCATAGTGGCGGCCATGCGGTCTCGCGCCATGGAAGACTAG
- the nusB gene encoding transcription antitermination factor NusB, protein MSARTKARKRALDILFSSDVRGEEVSVVLAAAAKRAANEPAREASWLYARDIVDGIIDNRDEIDEHITTHSRDWKLERMPAVDRALLRIGTWEIVYNDEVPTAVAIDEAVELAKELSTEDSGAFVHGVLARIARSI, encoded by the coding sequence TTGAGCGCCCGCACCAAGGCGCGCAAGCGCGCCCTCGACATCCTTTTCTCCTCCGACGTTCGTGGCGAGGAGGTCTCGGTAGTGCTCGCCGCCGCCGCCAAGCGCGCGGCAAACGAGCCCGCGCGCGAGGCCTCGTGGTTGTACGCCCGCGATATTGTCGACGGCATCATCGACAACCGCGACGAAATCGACGAGCACATCACGACGCACAGTCGCGATTGGAAGCTCGAGCGGATGCCCGCCGTCGACCGCGCCCTGCTGCGCATCGGCACGTGGGAGATCGTCTACAACGACGAGGTCCCCACCGCCGTCGCGATCGATGAGGCCGTCGAACTTGCGAAGGAGCTCTCGACCGAGGACTCCGGCGCGTTCGTGCACGGCGTCCTCGCCCGAATCGCGCGCTCGATCTGA
- the efp gene encoding elongation factor P, translated as MASTADIKNGVVIKIDGQLWSVVEFQHVKPGKGGAFVRTKLKNVVTGKSVDKTYNAGTKIDIENVDRRDFTYLYTDGDGFVFMDVEDYDQLTVSAAIVGDAKNYMLENQQVQIALHDGNPLYIELPASVVLEVTYTEPGLQGDRSSAGTKPATLETGYEIQVPLFLETGTKVKVDTRSGDYLGRVND; from the coding sequence ATGGCATCCACTGCAGACATCAAGAACGGCGTCGTCATCAAGATCGACGGACAGCTCTGGAGCGTCGTGGAGTTCCAGCACGTCAAGCCCGGCAAGGGCGGCGCCTTCGTCCGCACCAAGCTGAAGAACGTCGTGACGGGCAAGTCGGTCGACAAGACCTACAACGCCGGCACGAAGATCGACATCGAGAACGTCGACCGTCGTGACTTCACCTACCTGTACACCGACGGCGACGGCTTCGTGTTCATGGACGTCGAGGACTACGACCAGCTCACCGTCTCGGCCGCGATCGTCGGCGACGCCAAGAACTACATGCTCGAGAACCAGCAGGTGCAGATCGCCCTGCACGATGGCAACCCGCTCTACATCGAGCTGCCCGCCTCGGTCGTGCTCGAGGTCACCTACACCGAGCCCGGTCTGCAGGGCGACCGCTCGTCGGCCGGCACCAAGCCCGCGACCCTCGAGACCGGCTACGAGATCCAGGTTCCGCTGTTCCTCGAGACCGGCACCAAGGTCAAGGTCGACACCCGCTCGGGCGACTACCTCGGCCGAGTCAACGACTGA
- a CDS encoding shikimate kinase translates to MSTPEHPLTLVLVGPMAAGKTSVGRKVARLLDVPFIDTDKRVAAEHGPIPQIFAEHGEAHFRALERAAVSQAVAEGGVISLGGGAVTDSDTRALLARHPVVFLTVTEDAVAQRLGGSTRPLLSGEDDPVTRWRTIFEQRRGWYDEVADLTIDTSRRPMRMIAEEIAAWRTEQP, encoded by the coding sequence ATGAGCACGCCTGAGCATCCGCTGACGCTCGTCCTGGTCGGCCCGATGGCCGCGGGCAAGACCAGCGTGGGCCGCAAGGTGGCCCGGCTGCTCGACGTGCCGTTCATCGACACCGACAAGCGCGTCGCCGCGGAGCACGGGCCGATTCCGCAGATCTTCGCTGAGCACGGCGAGGCGCACTTCCGCGCCCTGGAACGCGCGGCCGTCTCCCAGGCTGTCGCCGAGGGTGGGGTGATCTCACTCGGCGGGGGAGCGGTGACCGATTCCGACACCCGGGCACTTCTCGCGCGGCACCCGGTCGTCTTCCTCACCGTCACAGAGGACGCCGTCGCGCAACGCCTGGGCGGATCGACCCGCCCGCTCCTGTCCGGCGAAGACGACCCGGTCACCCGCTGGCGGACCATCTTCGAACAGCGCCGCGGCTGGTATGACGAGGTCGCCGACCTGACTATCGACACATCGCGGCGTCCGATGCGGATGATCGCAGAAGAGATCGCAGCCTGGAGGACAGAGCAGCCATGA
- the aroB gene encoding 3-dehydroquinate synthase, whose product MTTTTISVTGQSPYDITVGRGILDAVPAALAPTVRKVLIVHPPTLAVRAAELRDRVLADTTNGPREVLLAEIPDAEQGKRIEVAAFCWQVMGQADFTRTDAVIGFGGGAVTDVAGFVAATWLRGVQVVHVPTTVLGLVDASVGGKTGVNTAEGKNLVGAFWAPSAVIGDLDELNSLSANEATAGYAEVVKAGFIWAPEILDIIEADPARAIDTTTDEFRRTIELAIDMKAKVVSDDFREAGLREILNYGHTLGHAIEHSERYQWRHGAAISIGMMYAAELSRLAGRLSDAGADRHRAVLESLGLPTTYRAGAWQQLLATMQRDKKARGGMLRFILLDDIAKPTVVQAPDESLMFAAYQEVAG is encoded by the coding sequence ATGACCACGACCACTATCAGCGTCACCGGCCAGAGCCCGTACGACATCACCGTGGGGCGCGGTATCCTCGACGCGGTTCCCGCCGCACTCGCGCCCACCGTGCGCAAGGTGCTGATCGTGCACCCGCCGACGCTCGCGGTGCGCGCCGCCGAACTGCGCGACCGTGTGCTCGCCGACACTACCAACGGCCCGCGCGAGGTGCTGCTGGCCGAGATCCCCGACGCCGAACAGGGCAAGCGCATCGAGGTGGCGGCGTTCTGCTGGCAGGTCATGGGTCAGGCCGACTTCACCCGCACAGACGCCGTGATCGGCTTCGGCGGCGGCGCTGTCACGGACGTGGCGGGCTTCGTCGCTGCGACGTGGCTGCGCGGCGTGCAGGTCGTGCACGTCCCCACGACGGTGCTCGGCCTGGTCGACGCCTCGGTCGGCGGAAAGACCGGCGTGAACACCGCCGAGGGCAAGAACCTCGTCGGGGCGTTCTGGGCACCCAGCGCTGTGATCGGCGACCTGGACGAACTGAACAGCCTGAGCGCCAATGAGGCGACCGCCGGTTACGCCGAGGTCGTCAAGGCGGGCTTCATCTGGGCTCCCGAGATCCTCGACATCATCGAGGCTGACCCGGCACGCGCGATCGACACGACGACCGACGAGTTCCGTCGCACGATCGAACTGGCCATCGATATGAAGGCGAAGGTGGTCTCCGACGACTTCCGCGAAGCGGGCCTGCGCGAGATCCTCAACTACGGCCACACCCTCGGCCACGCCATCGAGCACTCCGAGCGCTATCAGTGGCGGCACGGCGCCGCGATCTCGATCGGCATGATGTATGCAGCCGAGCTCTCGCGACTGGCAGGGCGCCTATCGGATGCCGGTGCTGATCGGCACCGTGCCGTGCTCGAGTCGTTGGGGCTGCCCACCACGTACCGTGCCGGTGCCTGGCAGCAGCTGCTGGCGACCATGCAACGTGACAAGAAGGCCCGCGGCGGGATGCTGCGGTTCATCCTGCTCGACGACATCGCCAAGCCGACCGTCGTGCAGGCGCCCGATGAGTCACTGATGTTCGCGGCGTATCAAGAGGTCGCCGGATGA
- the aroC gene encoding chorismate synthase, translating into MLRVLTAGESHGPELIAIMEGLPSGVTITAEAIQADLQRRKLGYGRGSRMKFEQDELTISSGVVHGRTLGSPIALRIGNTEWPKWTEVMNPAPTELTDRSRGRGAALTRPRPGHADLVGMQKYDFDEARPILERASARETAARVALGALARAFLSELGIRLVSHTLSIGPVQVPDGAALPTPEDVDALDADPLRCFDAATSALMVAEVDAAKKDGDTLGGIVEVLAYGLPPGVGSHVHWDRRLDGRLAQALMSIQAIKGVEVGDGFETTRRRGSAAHDELFTAEDGITRASDRAGGTEGGMTTGTVLRIRAGMKPIATVPRALRTIDVTSGESATAHHQRSDVCAVPAAGVVAEAMVAIELVNSLLEKFGGDSVGETRRNIESYLAAIPEALRTAPASEAALLAHDEHA; encoded by the coding sequence ATGCTCCGCGTGCTCACGGCCGGCGAATCCCACGGCCCCGAACTCATCGCCATCATGGAGGGCCTGCCCTCCGGTGTGACCATCACGGCCGAGGCGATCCAGGCCGACCTGCAGCGCCGAAAGCTCGGCTATGGGCGCGGTTCGCGCATGAAGTTCGAGCAGGACGAACTCACGATCTCCAGCGGCGTCGTGCACGGTCGCACGCTCGGCAGCCCCATAGCCCTGCGCATCGGCAACACCGAGTGGCCGAAGTGGACCGAGGTGATGAACCCGGCACCGACCGAGCTCACCGACCGTTCGCGGGGCAGGGGAGCGGCGCTGACGCGCCCGCGCCCCGGGCACGCCGACCTCGTCGGCATGCAGAAGTACGACTTCGACGAGGCACGCCCCATCCTCGAGCGCGCGAGTGCCCGAGAGACCGCGGCACGCGTCGCGCTCGGGGCTCTCGCACGGGCGTTCCTCTCCGAGCTGGGCATCCGCCTGGTCAGCCACACGCTCTCGATCGGCCCCGTCCAGGTGCCAGACGGTGCGGCACTGCCCACCCCCGAAGACGTCGATGCGCTGGACGCCGACCCGCTGCGCTGCTTCGATGCGGCCACCTCGGCGCTCATGGTCGCCGAGGTCGACGCCGCGAAGAAGGACGGCGACACCCTCGGCGGCATCGTTGAGGTGCTCGCCTACGGTCTTCCCCCTGGGGTCGGATCGCACGTGCACTGGGACCGTCGACTGGACGGCCGCCTTGCACAGGCGCTGATGAGCATCCAGGCGATCAAGGGCGTCGAGGTCGGTGACGGTTTCGAGACGACCCGCCGTCGGGGCTCGGCCGCTCACGACGAACTGTTCACTGCCGAGGACGGCATCACCCGGGCGTCCGACCGCGCCGGTGGAACCGAGGGCGGTATGACGACCGGTACAGTGCTGCGCATCCGCGCGGGCATGAAGCCGATCGCGACGGTACCGCGCGCGCTGCGCACCATCGACGTGACCTCGGGTGAGAGCGCCACGGCGCATCACCAGCGCTCCGATGTGTGCGCTGTTCCCGCCGCCGGTGTCGTCGCCGAGGCGATGGTCGCCATCGAGCTGGTGAACTCGTTGCTGGAGAAGTTCGGCGGCGACAGCGTCGGCGAGACGCGTCGCAACATCGAGTCGTACCTCGCGGCGATCCCCGAGGCGCTGCGCACGGCGCCCGCCTCGGAGGCGGCGCTGCTCGCGCATGATGAGCACGCCTGA
- a CDS encoding Rieske 2Fe-2S domain-containing protein, giving the protein MRITGLGHAGMFIETVGGNIICDPVLGPSFFGSWFPFPDNRGLDWERYGREADFLYISHRHRDHFDPRLLERYISKDIEVLLPEYVTDDLEVDIRALGYNNITYAPAGQVIERGDLKMMITPLRAPSDGPIGDSSLSVDDGTASILNQNDSHPLDLEALLSFGKPEAYFTQVSGAIWWPMVYDLPQGAKQNFARLKREAQNKRAMYYIEKVDAPHVFPMAGPPMFLREELFRYNGTGQDDDSIFTDQKEFLAHLKEQAPQYDGQLFIPGTVVDMNHGEMTVTQSLYSQDEIDHIFDEKWEYLAEQKATRQQEAIDEEATRAEVLPPEEMLAALKAWWEPLLKKSRTIRLGVGGNVRFKIGDLDMVVDFPKAKVREYAGEECIYWYTIPADLVSTNIRDHEIDWSNSIFLSMQFSVGRSGKFNEFLTTFLKCLSVDRIEYVENWYQEQTDQTEDAEIGDWVVQRRCPHLRADLTRTGKIDEDGVLTCSMHDWKWDLKTGKCLSTAGHAIRAEKIDPVTDEALRPGA; this is encoded by the coding sequence ATGCGGATCACGGGACTCGGCCACGCGGGGATGTTCATCGAGACGGTCGGCGGGAACATCATCTGCGACCCCGTGCTGGGTCCGTCGTTCTTCGGCTCGTGGTTCCCGTTCCCCGACAACCGCGGGCTCGACTGGGAGCGCTACGGGCGCGAGGCGGACTTCCTGTACATCTCGCACCGCCACCGCGATCACTTCGACCCGCGACTGCTCGAGCGGTACATCTCGAAGGACATCGAGGTGCTGCTGCCCGAGTACGTCACCGACGACCTCGAGGTCGACATCCGTGCGCTCGGGTACAACAACATCACCTACGCGCCGGCCGGCCAGGTGATCGAGCGCGGCGACCTGAAGATGATGATCACGCCGCTGCGCGCCCCCAGCGACGGCCCGATCGGTGACTCGTCGCTGAGCGTGGATGACGGCACGGCATCGATCCTCAACCAGAACGATTCGCATCCGCTCGATCTGGAGGCGCTGCTGTCGTTCGGCAAGCCCGAGGCGTACTTCACGCAGGTGTCCGGCGCCATCTGGTGGCCGATGGTCTACGACCTGCCGCAGGGCGCCAAGCAGAACTTCGCGCGCCTGAAGCGCGAGGCGCAGAACAAGCGCGCGATGTACTACATCGAGAAGGTCGACGCGCCGCACGTGTTCCCGATGGCGGGCCCGCCGATGTTCCTGCGCGAGGAGCTCTTCCGCTACAACGGCACCGGGCAGGACGACGACTCGATCTTCACCGATCAGAAGGAGTTCCTGGCTCACTTGAAGGAGCAGGCGCCGCAGTACGACGGCCAGCTTTTCATCCCCGGCACCGTCGTAGACATGAATCACGGCGAGATGACGGTAACGCAGAGCCTGTACAGCCAGGACGAGATCGACCACATCTTCGATGAGAAGTGGGAGTACCTCGCCGAGCAGAAGGCGACCAGGCAACAGGAGGCCATCGACGAAGAGGCCACGCGCGCCGAGGTGCTGCCGCCCGAAGAGATGCTCGCGGCGCTCAAGGCGTGGTGGGAGCCGCTGCTGAAGAAGTCCCGCACGATCCGGCTCGGCGTCGGCGGCAATGTGCGGTTCAAGATCGGTGACCTCGACATGGTGGTGGACTTCCCGAAGGCCAAGGTGCGCGAGTACGCGGGGGAGGAGTGCATCTACTGGTACACGATCCCCGCCGACCTGGTCTCGACGAACATCCGCGATCATGAGATCGACTGGTCGAACTCGATCTTCCTGTCGATGCAGTTCTCGGTGGGGCGCAGCGGCAAGTTCAACGAGTTCCTCACGACGTTCCTGAAGTGCCTGTCGGTCGACCGCATCGAGTACGTCGAGAACTGGTACCAGGAGCAGACCGATCAGACCGAAGATGCCGAGATCGGCGACTGGGTCGTGCAGCGCCGGTGCCCGCACCTGCGTGCCGACCTGACCCGCACCGGCAAGATCGACGAGGACGGCGTGCTCACGTGCAGCATGCACGACTGGAAGTGGGATCTGAAGACCGGCAAGTGCCTGTCGACCGCAGGTCACGCAATCCGCGCCGAGAAGATCGACCCCGTCACCGACGAGGCACTGCGTCCCGGCGCCTGA
- a CDS encoding DEAD/DEAH box helicase has protein sequence MTSPRLEERALRALAGEAGYRRGLDYARRGQVSQTTWDPATQTLTAHVRGSERSPYRCQVRFDARRVMTTGCSCPVRVACKHVVAAILVGATTEQQSHGTGPAPATAPAVSPPPRASWEQFGAFAQASPPAWRALLNPSASTQTEPLALGIELRTRAGHAHDRWGAAALQTATPRGLSREPGEVMLVVRPLMRSRSTGNWIQGDASWESVRRAASGFVPEQARWFADFLSLARDSLLSGTAGDWIALDRVQAPLLWQHLDALDRLGIPIVATQKHTTVRRAQSASAGLRIDAREDDGLSVAADVTFEGEQVPAASLRPIGAIGLYRWEVTGAAVEVTLAQVTLPPAVLAALTTGGEIPVPGRDRAAFLAEVYPSLARQASVRASDRVSLPAPVVPEAVLRVRFRSGHRIDYRFEWEYAGHGTVPFAPVRGGFRDADAEADLTREIKAIWTRGTPDEFDAAGEFEQVAAAEWAAQVLPLFEDSAVKVVVTGRRTAYRELAGTPEIAITTVESTDPDWFDMGIIVTIDGTAIPFAPLFTALSMRRTKLLLVDGSYFSLAHPALQRLRDLIDEAAELAEWETGPRISRYQTALWEDFEDLADEAEPAVSWRETAAGLRGVDSVPTTPPPHGLTAQLRPYQQQGFEWLAFLWRHRLGGILADDMGLGKTLQLLSLVLHATEQGENRPFLVVAPTSVLGTWRSEAARFAPGLRVRVVEGTASRRGQGIADIAEQSDIVVTSYALLRLDADEYARTRWAGVIVDEAQFAKNPATKVHRALATLDADVTIAVTGTPLENSLIDLWALFSLTAPGLFPSKRRFREEYVQPIEQGKVPENEEGSSYRQKRLERLRHRIRPLMLRRTKDLVAADLPEKQVQEVLVDLAPAHRAVYDTVLQRERQKVLGLLQDLDRNRFIVFRSLTMLRMLALSPALIEPDAQSVASAKLDVLLEHVTELRAEGHRALVFSQFTSFLELAAERLRAAGVPYAYLDGSTRDREAAVDGFRDGDAPVFLISLKAGGFGLTLTEADYVFLLDPWWNPAAEAQAIDRTHRIGQTRRVFVYRLIAAGTIEEKVLALQQRKARLFTAVMDDEALFSQALTADDIRGLLEP, from the coding sequence ATGACGTCACCCCGGCTTGAGGAGCGCGCGTTGCGCGCCCTTGCCGGTGAGGCCGGCTATCGGCGGGGCCTCGACTACGCCCGGCGCGGGCAGGTCTCCCAGACCACCTGGGACCCGGCCACGCAGACGCTCACCGCCCACGTGCGCGGCAGCGAACGGTCACCGTACCGCTGCCAGGTGCGCTTCGACGCCCGGCGCGTCATGACCACGGGATGCTCGTGCCCGGTGCGGGTGGCGTGCAAGCACGTGGTGGCGGCGATCCTCGTCGGTGCAACCACTGAGCAGCAGTCGCACGGCACCGGTCCCGCGCCTGCGACGGCGCCTGCGGTGAGCCCGCCACCCCGAGCGTCCTGGGAGCAGTTCGGCGCATTCGCGCAGGCGTCACCGCCGGCCTGGCGTGCGCTGCTGAATCCGTCGGCTTCGACGCAGACCGAGCCGCTCGCGTTGGGCATCGAGTTGCGCACGCGAGCCGGGCACGCCCATGACCGCTGGGGCGCGGCCGCCCTGCAGACGGCGACCCCGCGCGGGCTCAGTCGAGAACCGGGCGAGGTCATGCTGGTCGTGCGTCCGCTGATGCGCAGCCGTTCCACCGGCAACTGGATCCAGGGTGACGCGTCGTGGGAGTCCGTGCGTCGGGCAGCCAGCGGCTTCGTGCCGGAGCAGGCGCGTTGGTTCGCGGACTTTCTCAGCCTCGCCCGCGACTCCCTTCTCTCGGGCACCGCCGGTGATTGGATCGCCCTCGACCGAGTGCAGGCGCCGCTTTTGTGGCAGCACCTCGACGCACTGGACCGTCTCGGCATCCCGATCGTCGCCACGCAGAAGCACACCACCGTCCGGCGCGCGCAGTCCGCGTCTGCGGGGCTGCGGATCGATGCGCGGGAAGACGACGGACTGTCGGTCGCCGCCGACGTGACCTTCGAGGGGGAGCAGGTGCCGGCCGCGTCACTCCGCCCGATCGGCGCGATCGGCCTCTATCGCTGGGAAGTGACCGGGGCGGCGGTCGAGGTGACACTCGCCCAGGTGACTCTGCCACCTGCGGTGCTCGCGGCGCTCACGACCGGCGGAGAGATCCCGGTTCCGGGTCGCGACCGTGCGGCGTTCCTCGCAGAGGTGTACCCGTCGCTGGCGCGACAGGCGTCGGTGCGGGCATCCGATCGTGTGAGCCTGCCGGCGCCGGTCGTCCCCGAAGCAGTGCTGCGCGTGCGCTTCCGCAGTGGGCACCGGATCGACTACCGCTTCGAGTGGGAGTACGCCGGGCACGGCACCGTGCCGTTCGCCCCGGTGCGGGGCGGGTTTCGGGACGCGGATGCTGAAGCCGACCTGACCCGCGAGATCAAGGCCATCTGGACCCGCGGTACGCCGGACGAGTTCGATGCCGCCGGGGAGTTCGAGCAGGTTGCGGCTGCGGAATGGGCGGCACAGGTGCTGCCGCTGTTCGAGGACAGCGCGGTGAAGGTCGTCGTGACCGGCCGGCGAACGGCGTACCGCGAGCTGGCAGGCACCCCCGAGATCGCCATCACGACCGTCGAATCCACCGACCCCGACTGGTTCGACATGGGCATCATCGTGACGATCGACGGCACGGCGATCCCGTTCGCGCCGCTGTTCACCGCACTCAGCATGCGTCGCACCAAGCTGCTGCTCGTCGACGGGTCCTACTTCTCGCTCGCCCACCCCGCGCTGCAGCGACTGCGCGATCTGATCGATGAGGCAGCAGAGCTCGCCGAATGGGAGACCGGACCCCGGATCAGCCGCTATCAGACCGCGCTCTGGGAGGACTTCGAAGACCTCGCGGATGAGGCCGAACCCGCCGTCAGCTGGCGCGAGACCGCCGCGGGGCTGCGTGGCGTGGACAGCGTGCCGACGACCCCACCTCCGCACGGCCTGACCGCTCAGCTGCGGCCGTACCAGCAGCAGGGGTTCGAGTGGCTGGCCTTCCTGTGGCGGCACCGGCTCGGTGGGATTCTCGCCGACGACATGGGGCTCGGAAAGACCCTGCAGCTGCTCTCTCTCGTGCTCCACGCGACGGAGCAGGGGGAGAACCGGCCGTTCCTCGTCGTGGCGCCGACCTCGGTGTTGGGAACATGGCGCAGCGAGGCGGCGCGGTTCGCGCCCGGGCTGCGCGTGCGGGTGGTCGAGGGCACGGCGTCGAGGCGCGGCCAGGGCATCGCCGACATCGCCGAGCAGTCCGACATCGTCGTCACCTCGTACGCACTGCTGCGTCTGGACGCCGACGAGTACGCACGAACGCGCTGGGCGGGTGTGATCGTCGACGAGGCGCAGTTCGCCAAGAACCCTGCCACCAAGGTGCACCGGGCACTCGCAACCCTCGACGCCGACGTCACGATCGCCGTCACCGGCACGCCGCTGGAGAATAGTCTGATCGACCTGTGGGCGCTGTTCTCGCTCACCGCGCCCGGGCTCTTCCCTTCGAAGCGTCGCTTCCGCGAGGAGTACGTGCAGCCGATCGAGCAGGGCAAGGTGCCCGAGAACGAAGAGGGCTCGTCGTACCGGCAGAAGCGCCTGGAACGCCTGCGCCATCGCATCCGTCCCCTCATGCTGCGCCGCACCAAGGACCTGGTCGCCGCAGACCTGCCCGAGAAGCAGGTGCAAGAGGTGCTCGTCGACCTGGCTCCCGCGCACCGAGCCGTCTACGACACCGTGCTGCAGCGTGAGCGTCAGAAGGTGCTCGGCCTGCTGCAGGACCTCGACCGCAACCGGTTCATCGTGTTCCGCTCGCTGACGATGCTGCGCATGCTCGCACTGTCTCCTGCCCTGATCGAGCCGGATGCACAGTCCGTGGCATCCGCGAAGCTCGACGTGCTCCTCGAGCACGTCACCGAACTGCGCGCCGAGGGCCACCGCGCCCTTGTGTTCAGCCAGTTCACCTCTTTCCTCGAACTGGCCGCCGAGCGCCTGCGCGCCGCCGGCGTCCCGTACGCCTATCTCGACGGTTCGACCCGAGACCGCGAAGCCGCGGTCGACGGCTTCCGAGATGGTGACGCGCCCGTATTCCTGATCAGCCTGAAAGCCGGTGGCTTCGGGCTCACCCTCACCGAGGCCGACTATGTCTTCCTGCTGGATCCGTGGTGGAACCCCGCCGCCGAAGCACAGGCGATCGACCGCACGCACCGCATCGGGCAGACCCGGCGCGTGTTCGTGTACCGGTTGATCGCGGCCGGGACGATCGAAGAGAAGGTACTGGCCCTGCAGCAGCGCAAGGCGCGGCTGTTCACCGCGGTCATGGACGACGAGGCGCTGTTCTCGCAGGCGCTGACGGCCGACGACATCCGCGGACTACTCGAGCCCTGA
- a CDS encoding type II 3-dehydroquinate dehydratase: MSTARRLLLVNGPNLNLLGTREPDVYGTATLADVEHLTARAAERLGYEVRAVQSNHEGVLIDAIHAAREDCAGIVINPGGLTHTSVALRDALTGIGLPFAEVHISDVYARESFRHFSYLDDVATVRVVGRGVDGYAEAVRELVAALP; the protein is encoded by the coding sequence ATGAGCACCGCGCGCCGGCTGCTGTTGGTGAACGGACCGAACCTCAACCTGCTCGGCACGCGCGAGCCCGACGTGTACGGCACGGCGACGCTCGCCGATGTCGAACACCTGACGGCCCGCGCCGCCGAGAGACTCGGGTACGAGGTGCGCGCCGTGCAGAGCAACCACGAGGGCGTGCTGATCGATGCGATCCACGCCGCCCGTGAGGATTGCGCGGGTATCGTGATCAACCCGGGAGGGCTCACGCACACGTCTGTCGCCCTGCGCGATGCTCTCACCGGCATCGGTCTGCCCTTCGCCGAGGTGCATATCTCGGACGTGTACGCCCGGGAATCCTTCCGCCACTTCTCGTACCTCGATGACGTTGCCACCGTGCGCGTCGTCGGCCGAGGCGTCGACGGGTACGCCGAAGCGGTGCGCGAGCTCGTCGCCGCACTGCCGTAG